The sequence CTTGGATAaacataaataatttttattcaaatttattatatgttAGTgtagattttaataaatataattttgtaCCAGAGTCTAATATATCAATACTTTTCTTGGATAGTTCAGATCAACAATATACTGTGAATATTacaattccttttttttatttttcaagtaagtataataattaaatttaaaaaaaaaaaaataagatattaaaattattattattataagaaATGAATGTAGAAGAAAAGGATATTACATTCAAGATCTATCCAAACCAAACCGATGTTACAGTACTTGGAGTTAATTGTTCACCAGTTTACTCTATTACATTAAATGAAACCATTGAATATGAtccattatttattgaagatGTTTCACGTCGTATGCCTACTCCATCATATGAAATACCAGGAAAAGGTACAACATTCATTGGTTATGTTTATACACAATATTCTATTTTCGCACAAATTAATAACTCATTAACAACAATTTATAGTAAcccaaatttaaatgtttcaagtaagttttttaaaattaaattcaattactttttaatatatacatatatcaAAGATTAATTTCTATtgacattatttaaaaaaaaatgaatagaaaactttaattttacatttCCAAATGTCATTGTTGAACCAGTATCATTACCTTTAATATTAAACTCAACAATGTTTTCATTTGGGTTCACTTCAAGTTTTCAGTATGCAatttttccattttattttagatgGAATTTAGGTTTTCAATATATCTTTAGTTGGCCATTTGGGTTTGAAAGTGGTCAAAATTCAAACTATTCTTTAAAagtatcatttttaaaacccACGTATTCGCCAAACAATTTTGGTTTATTGAcctttaataatgaaaattttattattcaaatagACAATAGTAagtatatatacatataatcattaatattctaatatacatatataatcATTAATATTCTAAACTACTACTGAataacacacacacacacccCACACACAAACAAGTActaacattaaaaaatatttttaaaaatagcgATAAATTCATCATTACTACCATTAGAATTAGAATCATGTAAAGTTATATACCTTTTTgaacaatttcatttattaataattaaaataaaaccaacATATAAAGAGATTGGTTATAATCTTTTCATTcaaattaatgatgatgcaAATGCAATATATAGACAAGAATCATTGGTAGATgctgaaaataatatatatgaAATTGTTTATGATTTTAAAGGGCGTGGATTTTCAGTTTTATCTATTGGAGattcaacttttaaaaagaGTCAAGTTTATTATGTAAATagttatttttcaattaatccaTTTTCAGTTATAGATTATAAAGCTCCAACAATATTACCTGTTTTAATAGAAaatattacatttttaaaaaattatattgatGTGGCAAATAAATCAgttgataatataatttatttcaattataatGGTACTCAAGCCCATAGTGATCCTTCAGCTTCATTctcactttttattttaaatagtaataccACAGAATCTAATATAGTTTTCGATAGTTTAAAGTTTGCAACTTGgaattcaacaatttcaaaatatcaaattaaatttacagtTCTTGCAAACACTAGACCTGGTCCACTCAGTTTCTTTTTAATGTGTGGTTATCAATCTTCAATAACAAATGATATGTTTCCTTTATCATCACAACTATTTATTGTTTCTAAACATTTCGATGCGTATGGACCAATATTtagtaatattgaaaaaattaattcaccaAATGAATTTGGTTGGAAATTTACAATAGATGATCCAATTAATGGTTTTGATTATGGTGATATTATAGTGAGAGGTGAAATGGATAGTTCAACTTATAAATTCCATTTAACAACTCAAAATTTAACAAGAggtgataaatttaatggtgattatcaaattaatataacTTTACCAAGTAAATGTGCATctcaaaattatattatcacACAAGTTAAATTATATGATACTCAAGGCTTTTCAGGTGAATTTTATGTAGTTGGTGAAATGGATGGTATTAAAAatgtatttataaattatttatcagatccaacaataaataaagtaTATAAAACATGTAGTGGTGAAAATGATGGTATCGATAGTTCACCACCAATTTTAACTTCATTCATaccaatattaaaacaaaatagtGATGGTACTCAATACTTATCATTCAACTTTGAAGCAGTAGATATTGAAAGTGGtttaaaagataaacaaTATCCAGTTGTTTATATTGAAACAATAGAAGTACAAACACTTGAATGTGTATCATCTATTATTTCAATAAACGAAACAGCTGCAACCTATACATGTACTATCGATTTACCAATAGGATTTGGATACAATTCAGATATTATTTTCAGTGTTTATGGATTCATTAATAATGGCGGTTATTATAGCGGATATTCAAGCGAATcactaaataatttatcttttatatatacaattaataatataacttTTAATAAAGTAATACAAATCACAAAATGcagtaaatttaattcatttgataGCGAGTTATGGATAACAGGTAGATGTTTCAATTCAACGCAACAAGTATATGTAAAATATGAAGGAGACTCAAGCTTTAATCAAATAGTACCAACTACAGTTTATTGGAGtgcaatttttattaaaaatattaaaccaaCCGATAAACCATTCATTATCAAAGTTTCAGACCTACCACTCACATCAAATGAATTCACTGTCAATCCAAtagtttataattttatagatccaacaccaacacaaaCACCAATACctacatcatcaccaatgCCAACGAATAAACCACAAACATGTTTAGGTGAACCAGTATGTGGTGGATCAAAACAAGGTTTTTGTTCATCAAGTGGATGTATTTGTTATCCACCTTGGATTGGTAATGATTGTAATTCACAAGTTATAATTATACCACAACCATCAACAAATACATCACAACCATCAACTGAATTACCAATTATCGATAACAATAATCAAACATCAAATAgtacaaattatttattcaaatcaTTGATTTCAATTGTATCATTAAGAGAATtagattttaattcaaatcaaGTTAATTTATATACATTTGATAAATGGATTTAtacaccaattaataatattaaaagtcAATACTTTACAAGTATTCAAAGTGGTGatacaaaatcaacaaatacaTTAACAACCAATATTACTGTAACTTTAGAATGGTTCAATCAAACGACAATTATTCAATtcgcaaataataatataacaatGAATCCATCAAGTATTAAAtatacaattgaaattacagaatataaatttttaaaacaattaaatagtCTTCAACTTGTAATGTCAGCATTATTCGAATCATCAACTTCCAAAGATACTTGTTCATTAAAAGTATTTGGAGATACAAGCGATGGTGATAATTCAAACttctttaaaattcaaattgatGATCATTCACTTTATGGTAGATTCATTAAAAGAGCAATCATCGATTCAAAAGTgtcttcaattgaaaatcaattattagattCAAAAATGAACTCAATTCAAACATCATCAGTATCACAATCATTCATTGGTATTACAATACCAAACTATAAacaatcaataattattgaTCCAGACTTTTCAGTATTAGTAGATAGTAAACCAgtatcaaataatgataataattcaatttgtacatcaaataaatcaaaactaACAAGTGCTCAACTCgctggtattattattggttctATTGCTTTTGCCACTGTAGTTATTGTATCAGTTGTTTACTTGGTTGTGAAAAAcagaaaatcaaaaaaattccaAAGAAAAGTACAAAAGAAATTACAAACAATTAACTGATAATTACTTAATCAgttaatttaattctaatatttaaattataaatcttggaaaaaaaataaaaataaaaaataaaaaataaaagataaaaacaaataaaaacagGACTTTTAattcgaaaaaaaaagtatatataaaaaaaattttaatttttttttttttattattttttaaattaatctttaaaaaaaaaaaaaaaagacaaaatcaccattaattatataatcaaTTAGCTTGAGATAGAACAAAAAAATGGATCAAGATTAGTAGAAAGAAAAAGCAATTGAtttcatcaacaacaccaaaaaaccaattatttggtaaaaagaaaaaaaaaaaccaaaaaaaaaataaaaaacaagtaAAATGAACCAATCATTTAGATGaatgttgtttttttaaaaataacaataataataaaagataaaataataagGGGAGTTACacagaaaataaaaaaaataaaagtaaaaaaaaaaaataaaaaaaaagaggaacACTTTAATGCAAAAATTTTTACAACCGccttataaaatatatataaaaaacaatcatcaatattttgtttttttttttttttttttaacaaaacgACACCAATTTGTTTGGTAATAAAAGCGAAAAGAAATTTtgtgtctttttttttttttttttttctgtttgCCCCTtagaatttcaaaattttttttttgttttttattttttatttatttatttttttttttttttttaaaatatctttttttaaatatcttttattagCTCAGCAAatcgtaaaaaaaaaaaaaaaagcaaaaataaaaaaaaatgtttgcTAAAGGgcaagttttttttttttttttttgttgttttaataaaaaaaaaaaaacttattgcaagtttaaataaacaaaaaaaaaaaatgataaagaaaattttattgataatCCTAACATTGGCGATAATAAATAGCTTttcaacaataaataatttaataattgggGTTGAAGGACAGTTTCAATTGTATGATATTACAAATCAAGAAGAAGGTGCTTATAATAGATACCCAGATtcaacaaatcaaaaaatttgttCATATGTTTTTTCGATTGCAATAGTTGATTACTCGAATAGTGGAACAAATTTGATGGTTTTCACCAATGACACAGATGCAACAGTCTCTCTAATCAATAAGAAAGAATATGGAGGAATTGCCACAGTTatagttaaaaataaaacaccaAATACTTatacattattaataaatgcaACATTGCAAAAtgatcaaattatttataaaaatatctcAATAACTTATTCTTGTGAATGTTTGTAtataaaactaaattaaaaaaaaaaaaaaaaaaaaaaaaaaaaaaaaaaaaattaaaaaaaaaaaaaaaataattaactttaatatcaattttatagATATCCCTCGAGAATTGATGAAGGTCAATGTTTTAACAAGtaacaattataaatttacacTTTTTCCTTATACAGCAACAATACACTTTGCAGGTTTAAAATATCCACTAAATTTGCTAAATGTTTCAAGTCCTTCAAATGTTGCAATGAGCTTAGAGggatattcaaatttattcttTGTTGGTGTAggatttgataaaaataatttaatatcagaGTTTAATATATCAATAAGATTCTTGGATAGTTCAGATCAACAATATACTGTAAATATTACAAttccttttttatatttttcaagtaagtataataattaaatttaaaaaaaaaaaaaaaaaaaaaaaagatattaaaattattattattttaagaaATGAATGTAGAAGAAAAGGATATTACATTTAAGATCTACCCAAACCAAACTGATGTTAAAGAATTTGGAATTAATTGTTCACCAGTTTACTCTATTACATTAAATGAAACCATTGAATATGAtccattatttattgaagatattacaaataatattccAACTCCATCATATGAAATACCAGGAAAAGGTACAACATTCATTGGCCAAGTTCATACACAATATTCTATTTTCgcaaaaattaataactcATTAACAACAATTTATAGTgatccaaatttaaatgtttttagtaagtttgttaaaattaaatttaattactttttaatatatacatatatcaAAGATTAATTTCTATTGacattattttaatttttttttttaaaaaaatgaatagataattttaattttacatttCCAAATGTCATTGTTGAACCAATATCAGTACCTTTAACATTAAACTCAACAATGTTTTCATTTGGATTCAATTCAAATACCCAGTATGaaacattttcattttattttagatgGAATTTAGGTTTTCAATATATCTTTAGTTGGCCATTTGGGTTTGAAAGTGGTCAAAATTCAAACTATTCTTTAAAagcatcatttttaaaacccACATATTCGCCAAACAATTTTGGTTTATTGACCTTTAATAAtcgaaatttaaatattcaaatagaCAATAGTAAGTATATACAcatataaaatcattaatattcTAAACTACTACCGAacaacacacacacactcaAAACAATTActaacattaaaaaatatttttaaatatagcaataaattcatcattaCTACCATTAGAATTAGAATCATGTAAAGTTATATACCTTTTTgaacaatttcatttattaagaattaaaataaaaccaacATATAAAGAGATTGGTTATAATCTTTTCATTcaaattaatgatgatgatgcaaATGGAATATATAGACAAGAATCATTGGTAGATgctgaaaataatatatatgaAATTGTTTATGATTTTAAAGGGCGTggttttcaatttttatctATTGGAGattcaacttttaaaaagagtcaagtttattatttaaatagttatttttcaattaatccaTTTTCAGTTATAGATTATAAAGCTCCAACAATATTACCT comes from Dictyostelium discoideum AX4 chromosome 2 chromosome, whole genome shotgun sequence and encodes:
- a CDS encoding EGF-like domain-containing protein; this translates as MIKKILLIILTLVIINSFSTINNLIIGVEGQFQLYDITNQEEGAYNRYPDSTNQKICSYVFSIAIVDYSNSGATLNVFTNDTDAMVYQIIRKEYGGIATVIVKNKTPNTYTLLINATLQNGQNIYKNISITYSCEYIPRELMKVNVLTSNNYKFTINPYTTLIHFTGLKYQISYLNVSSPSWININNFYSNLLYVSVDFNKYNFVPESNISILFLDSSDQQYTVNITIPFFYFSKMNVEEKDITFKIYPNQTDVTVLGVNCSPVYSITLNETIEYDPLFIEDVSRRMPTPSYEIPGKGTTFIGYVYTQYSIFAQINNSLTTIYSNPNLNVSKNFNFTFPNVIVEPVSLPLILNSTMFSFGFTSSFQYAIFPFYFRWNLGFQYIFSWPFGFESGQNSNYSLKVSFLKPTYSPNNFGLLTFNNENFIIQIDNTINSSLLPLELESCKVIYLFEQFHLLIIKIKPTYKEIGYNLFIQINDDANAIYRQESLVDAENNIYEIVYDFKGRGFSVLSIGDSTFKKSQVYYVNSYFSINPFSVIDYKAPTILPVLIENITFLKNYIDVANKSVDNIIYFNYNGTQAHSDPSASFSLFILNSNTTESNIVFDSLKFATWNSTISKYQIKFTVLANTRPGPLSFFLMCGYQSSITNDMFPLSSQLFIVSKHFDAYGPIFSNIEKINSPNEFGWKFTIDDPINGFDYGDIIVRGEMDSSTYKFHLTTQNLTRGDKFNGDYQINITLPSKCASQNYIITQVKLYDTQGFSGEFYVVGEMDGIKNVFINYLSDPTINKVYKTCSGENDGIDSSPPILTSFIPILKQNSDGTQYLSFNFEAVDIESGLKDKQYPVVYIETIEVQTLECVSSIISINETAATYTCTIDLPIGFGYNSDIIFSVYGFINNGGYYSGYSSESLNNLSFIYTINNITFNKVIQITKCSKFNSFDSELWITGRCFNSTQQVYVKYEGDSSFNQIVPTTVYWSAIFIKNIKPTDKPFIIKVSDLPLTSNEFTVNPIVYNFIDPTPTQTPIPTSSPMPTNKPQTCLGEPVCGGSKQGFCSSSGCICYPPWIGNDCNSQVIIIPQPSTNTSQPSTELPIIDNNNQTSNSTNYLFKSLISIVSLRELDFNSNQVNLYTFDKWIYTPINNIKSQYFTSIQSGDTKSTNTLTTNITVTLEWFNQTTIIQFANNNITMNPSSIKYTIEITEYKFLKQLNSLQLVMSALFESSTSKDTCSLKVFGDTSDGDNSNFFKIQIDDHSLYGRFIKRAIIDSKVSSIENQLLDSKMNSIQTSSVSQSFIGITIPNYKQSIIIDPDFSVLVDSKPVSNNDNNSICTSNKSKLTSAQLAGIIIGSIAFATVVIVSVVYLVVKNRKSKKFQRKVQKKLQTIN